A region from the Panthera uncia isolate 11264 chromosome D3 unlocalized genomic scaffold, Puncia_PCG_1.0 HiC_scaffold_8, whole genome shotgun sequence genome encodes:
- the IGLL5 gene encoding immunoglobulin lambda-like polypeptide 5: MQEKAIVRGGGADRGFVFQAVSQCTLFGGGTHLTVLGQPKSAPSVTLFPPSNEELSANKATLVCLISDFYPSGLTVAWKADGTPVTEGVETTKPSKQSNNKYAASSYLSLSPNQWKSRSRFTCQVMHEGSTVEKSVVPAECS, from the exons ATGCAGGAGAAGGCCATAG TCAGGGGTGGAGGGGCTGACAGAGGGTTTGTGTTCCAGGCTGTGTCACAGTGTACTTTGTTCGGCGGAGGGACCCATCTGACCGTCCTCG gTCAGCCCAAGTCGGCCCCCTCGGTCACACTCTTCCCACCCTCCAATGAGGAGCTCAGCGCCAACAAGGCCACCCTGGTGTGCCTCATCAGTGACTTCTACCCCAGCGGCTTGACGGTGGCCTGGAAGGCAGACGGCACTCCCGTCACCGAGGGCGTGGAGACCACCAAGCCCTCCAAACAGAGCAACAACAAGTACGCGGCCAGCAGCTACCTGAGCCTGTCACCGAACCAGTGGAAATCTCGCAGCAGATTCACCTGCCAGGTCATGCACGAGGGGAGCACTGTGGAGAAGAGTGTGGTCCCCGCAGAGTGTTCTTAG